The Akkermansia muciniphila genome contains a region encoding:
- a CDS encoding ABC transporter ATP-binding protein → MRKQSTQGQESSMQRAVALWREYLLPYKGTLVWAVMGGMVAAVASGFGVPVILQEMFPVIFDGKPLPPWAERVLLWYVKPENLPWVTVWATAAMLPLVVVVKGVSSFINVYLLSKIGLGVLETLRLKVYRKYQDLSLAFHDRQQKGDLLSRLMQDTQFLQGGLVQIANDLIIQPLTLLAALGFLIYRASVSQQFLILLANMLLVGVCVIPIRYIGKKMLARARVVQSSQGDLSSTLQENFSSQRDIRAFELEQQQIGLFRSRIHRYIQASISAVRWQSLLTPLIEFVSAIAMGATLFVGNMNGMNMGDFAALATAMYLCYEPVKKLGAVHNKAETLNAGLERINHVLDAPDDVPEPENPKSPEEWKGEVEFSNVCFGYQEDAPVMKNIDIRIPAGQVVALVGPSGAGKTTFINLLCRFYDVLSGSVKVDGIDVREMGKKDLLSHIALVSQFPVLFRGSVADNIRIGRPEASDAEVEEAGRMSAVDSFINETGEGYARMIGEMGEGLSGGQRQRVSLARAFLKNAPILVLDEATASLDMKSEELIQKEIEKLASGRTAFIIAHRFSTIRMADRILVLEKGSIVADGTHEELMGSSPLYRELYNKQQMVAEEEGGASC, encoded by the coding sequence ATGAGGAAACAGTCAACACAGGGGCAGGAATCCTCCATGCAGCGCGCCGTGGCTCTGTGGCGCGAATATCTTCTCCCTTATAAAGGCACGCTGGTGTGGGCTGTGATGGGCGGCATGGTGGCCGCTGTCGCCAGCGGCTTTGGCGTTCCGGTGATTTTGCAGGAAATGTTTCCCGTGATCTTTGACGGAAAGCCGCTCCCCCCGTGGGCGGAACGCGTCCTCCTGTGGTATGTGAAGCCGGAAAACCTGCCCTGGGTCACGGTGTGGGCCACGGCAGCCATGCTGCCGCTGGTGGTGGTGGTCAAGGGCGTGTCTTCCTTCATTAATGTCTACCTGCTCTCCAAGATAGGCCTGGGCGTTCTGGAAACGCTGCGGCTCAAGGTGTACCGTAAGTACCAGGATTTATCCCTGGCCTTTCATGACCGCCAGCAGAAGGGCGACCTGCTGAGCCGCCTGATGCAGGATACCCAGTTCCTCCAGGGGGGGCTGGTGCAGATTGCCAATGACCTGATTATCCAGCCCCTGACGCTTCTGGCCGCGCTGGGCTTCCTGATTTACCGGGCCTCCGTGAGCCAGCAATTCCTGATTCTGCTGGCGAACATGCTGCTGGTGGGCGTCTGCGTGATCCCCATCCGCTACATCGGCAAGAAAATGCTTGCCCGCGCGCGGGTGGTTCAGTCCAGCCAGGGGGACCTTTCCTCCACGCTTCAGGAAAACTTCTCCTCCCAGCGGGACATCCGCGCCTTTGAACTGGAACAGCAGCAGATCGGGCTATTCAGGAGCAGGATTCACCGCTACATCCAGGCTTCCATCAGTGCGGTCAGGTGGCAGAGCCTGCTGACTCCCCTCATTGAATTCGTCAGCGCCATCGCCATGGGCGCCACCCTGTTTGTCGGCAACATGAACGGCATGAATATGGGGGACTTCGCCGCGCTGGCTACGGCCATGTATCTTTGCTATGAACCGGTCAAAAAGCTGGGGGCCGTCCACAACAAGGCGGAAACCCTGAACGCCGGGCTGGAACGCATCAACCATGTGCTGGACGCGCCGGACGACGTTCCGGAACCGGAGAACCCGAAGAGCCCGGAGGAATGGAAGGGGGAAGTGGAGTTCAGCAACGTGTGCTTCGGCTACCAGGAGGATGCCCCCGTCATGAAGAACATTGACATCCGCATTCCGGCGGGGCAGGTGGTGGCGTTGGTCGGTCCCAGCGGCGCCGGGAAAACGACGTTCATCAATCTTCTGTGCCGCTTTTACGACGTGCTCTCCGGCAGCGTGAAGGTGGACGGCATTGACGTGCGGGAAATGGGAAAGAAGGACCTGCTTTCCCACATTGCGCTGGTTTCCCAGTTCCCCGTGCTGTTCCGCGGGTCCGTAGCGGACAACATCCGCATAGGCCGTCCGGAGGCTTCCGATGCGGAGGTGGAAGAAGCCGGGCGCATGTCCGCCGTGGACAGCTTCATCAATGAAACGGGGGAAGGGTATGCCCGCATGATCGGGGAAATGGGGGAAGGGCTCTCCGGCGGACAGCGGCAGCGCGTTTCCCTGGCGAGGGCCTTCCTGAAAAACGCGCCCATCCTGGTGCTGGATGAAGCCACGGCCTCCCTGGACATGAAGAGCGAAGAGCTTATCCAGAAGGAAATTGAAAAACTGGCTTCCGGCCGCACGGCCTTCATCATTGCCCACCGGTTCAGCACCATCCGCATGGCGGACCGCATTCTGGTGCTGGAGAAGGGAAGCATCGTTGCGGATGGAACGCATGAGGAACTCATGGGTTCCTCCCCCCTGTACCGGGAACTTTACAACAAGCAGCAGATGGTTGCGGAAGAGGAAGGAGGCGCTTCATGTTAA
- a CDS encoding ABC transporter permease — protein MQFYLATMVGRAALRLVDRLGSIGLLLYQVAACMWSGKFRMRVLVEQIAKIGVQSQPVVIITGAFTGAVLEAQTLFQLQTVRMETMGGAVVAVGMFRELGPVITGLMLAGRVGSAMAAEIGTMKVTEQVDALNSMNVDPVDYLVKPRIQAMLISMPILMMEAVLVGIASAYIVSITSFNVDQAYWMHFMSKFVTMGDIIVALVKALVFGLIISTISCREGLSTTNGAVGVGKSTMQAMVYASVALLIANFILTMILNSIFPMGFMR, from the coding sequence ATGCAATTCTATTTAGCCACCATGGTCGGCCGCGCCGCCCTGAGGCTGGTTGACCGCCTGGGGTCAATCGGATTGCTGCTTTACCAAGTGGCTGCCTGCATGTGGTCCGGCAAGTTCCGGATGCGCGTTCTTGTGGAGCAAATTGCAAAAATCGGGGTGCAGTCCCAGCCGGTGGTCATCATCACCGGAGCCTTCACCGGAGCCGTGCTGGAAGCCCAGACGCTCTTTCAGCTCCAGACGGTGAGGATGGAGACCATGGGCGGGGCCGTCGTCGCCGTGGGCATGTTCCGGGAACTGGGGCCCGTCATCACCGGGCTGATGCTGGCGGGCCGCGTGGGGTCCGCCATGGCGGCGGAAATAGGCACCATGAAAGTCACGGAACAGGTGGACGCGCTCAACTCCATGAACGTGGACCCGGTGGACTACCTGGTGAAACCCCGCATTCAGGCCATGCTCATTTCCATGCCTATCCTGATGATGGAAGCCGTGCTGGTGGGCATCGCGTCCGCCTACATCGTCAGCATTACGTCCTTCAACGTGGACCAGGCCTACTGGATGCACTTCATGAGCAAATTCGTCACCATGGGGGATATCATCGTGGCGCTTGTGAAGGCACTGGTCTTCGGTCTCATCATCTCCACCATTTCCTGCCGGGAGGGCCTGAGCACCACGAACGGTGCCGTGGGCGTGGGCAAATCCACCATGCAGGCCATGGTATACGCCTCCGTGGCCCTTCTCATCGCCAACTTCATCCTGACCATGATTCTCAACTCCATCTTCCCCATGGGGTTCATGAGATAA
- a CDS encoding ATP-binding cassette domain-containing protein, whose amino-acid sequence MQPFIRVHQLRQSFGTQEVLKGVSFDVEKGELMALIGGSGAGKSVILKHLDGLMDPLGGYVDIDGRRISGAPEKIKKEIRGKIGFMFQQGALFDSLTVGENVAFPLREEGISNETELDARISAALDSVGLLGQQEKMPASLSGGMIKRVAVARAIVMTPECLLYDEPTAGLDPIVTDSISFLIRQICKDQGITTVIVSHDMPSVIRIADKIVYLRDGEVYWTGTPEELLHSRDEVLQRFLYGDSGEDWTALTGRHENFQRVLLERAERERKQ is encoded by the coding sequence ATGCAGCCGTTCATCCGCGTTCATCAGCTCAGACAAAGCTTCGGCACCCAGGAGGTGCTGAAGGGCGTGAGCTTTGACGTGGAAAAAGGGGAGCTGATGGCTTTGATCGGCGGGTCCGGCGCGGGAAAAAGCGTCATCCTGAAACATCTGGACGGCCTGATGGACCCGTTGGGCGGCTATGTGGACATAGACGGCAGACGCATCAGCGGCGCGCCGGAAAAAATCAAGAAGGAAATCCGCGGCAAAATAGGCTTCATGTTCCAGCAGGGGGCCCTCTTCGACTCCCTCACCGTGGGGGAAAACGTGGCCTTCCCCCTGCGGGAGGAGGGAATCAGTAACGAAACGGAGCTGGACGCCCGCATTTCCGCCGCCCTGGACTCCGTGGGACTGCTGGGCCAGCAGGAAAAAATGCCGGCCAGCCTTTCCGGCGGCATGATCAAGCGCGTGGCCGTAGCCAGGGCCATCGTCATGACTCCGGAATGCCTGTTGTATGACGAGCCCACCGCTGGCCTGGACCCCATCGTCACGGACAGCATCAGCTTCCTCATCCGGCAGATATGCAAGGACCAGGGAATCACCACCGTCATTGTCTCCCATGACATGCCCAGCGTGATCCGCATTGCGGACAAAATCGTCTATCTCAGAGACGGGGAGGTCTACTGGACGGGAACCCCGGAAGAACTCCTGCATTCCAGGGATGAAGTCCTGCAACGGTTCCTGTACGGGGATTCCGGGGAAGACTGGACTGCCCTGACCGGCAGGCATGAAAACTTTCAACGGGTTCTGCTGGAACGGGCGGAACGTGAACGGAAACAATAA
- a CDS encoding MlaD family protein → MKQKIKPETWVGIFLIAGILMIIGVILGFGNIKTSKEQTYPINIIFKDAAGLIKDSQLRLGGVTVGKVTKAPELLPSGNEVMLEANIQSDVKIQEGSVFRVDMQNILGDKYIDIVPPAHPTRNYIEPHATVIGQAESDFSKLKNNAVGATEEILKILKQIEKNSDNIDDAILNIGEAAKGLAQTTKLINEGILSQENLRHLANVLSQMDKAGEQLPDTMAAMKDTVQDARRIIAGAEEKLNRLDPAIKEIPPTLTALRKASEQIASVTADARRNQGFLGLLLYDARFRSNAQEFIRNLRDYGILRYRNPNEPQVKPDPRGGFSGSRR, encoded by the coding sequence ATGAAGCAGAAAATTAAGCCGGAAACCTGGGTGGGCATCTTCCTGATTGCCGGAATCCTGATGATCATCGGCGTCATCCTGGGGTTCGGCAATATCAAGACCTCCAAGGAACAGACCTACCCCATCAACATCATCTTCAAGGATGCGGCGGGCCTCATCAAGGATTCCCAGCTGCGCCTGGGCGGCGTGACGGTGGGCAAGGTCACCAAGGCTCCGGAACTGCTGCCCTCCGGCAATGAAGTCATGCTGGAAGCCAATATCCAGAGCGACGTGAAAATCCAGGAAGGCTCCGTCTTCCGCGTGGACATGCAGAACATCCTGGGAGACAAGTACATTGACATCGTTCCCCCCGCCCATCCCACACGTAACTACATTGAACCCCACGCCACGGTCATTGGACAAGCGGAAAGCGACTTCAGCAAGCTTAAGAACAACGCCGTGGGCGCTACGGAGGAAATCCTGAAAATCCTCAAGCAGATTGAGAAGAATTCCGACAACATTGACGATGCCATTCTCAACATCGGGGAGGCGGCCAAAGGACTTGCCCAGACCACCAAACTGATCAATGAAGGCATCCTGAGCCAGGAAAACCTCCGGCACCTCGCCAACGTGCTCTCTCAAATGGACAAAGCGGGCGAACAGCTTCCCGACACGATGGCGGCCATGAAGGACACCGTGCAGGACGCGCGCAGGATCATTGCCGGGGCGGAAGAAAAGCTCAACCGCCTGGACCCCGCCATCAAGGAAATCCCGCCCACGCTGACCGCCTTGCGCAAGGCGTCCGAACAAATCGCCTCCGTTACGGCGGACGCGCGCAGGAACCAGGGCTTCCTGGGGCTACTCCTCTACGATGCCCGTTTCCGTTCCAATGCCCAGGAATTCATCCGCAACCTGAGGGATTACGGCATCCTGCGCTACCGGAACCCGAACGAACCCCAGGTCAAGCCGGACCCCCGCGGCGGTTTTTCAGGAAGCCGCCGCTGA
- a CDS encoding phage holin family protein: MGLIDKLKRTFVTPVVEEKEEGAAMVRSLRETGAAALAHVEALAALLKLELEEASKRLGKKMALLLLGAFMAVFGYLFLWCLLTMVMAYFWGIIAGLAVTTGFHLLAAAVALILFSRTHVTPIAPATAEELKTDLSCLQMALKKSSHS; the protein is encoded by the coding sequence ATGGGACTGATTGACAAACTCAAGCGCACCTTCGTCACCCCCGTTGTGGAGGAAAAGGAAGAAGGAGCGGCCATGGTGCGGTCCCTCCGTGAAACCGGAGCGGCGGCGCTGGCCCATGTGGAAGCACTGGCCGCCCTGCTCAAGCTGGAACTGGAGGAAGCGTCCAAAAGGCTGGGCAAAAAAATGGCCCTGCTCCTGCTGGGCGCCTTCATGGCCGTCTTCGGCTATCTTTTCCTGTGGTGCCTGCTGACCATGGTCATGGCTTACTTCTGGGGAATCATCGCCGGACTGGCCGTAACCACCGGATTCCACCTGCTGGCGGCTGCCGTGGCGCTCATCCTCTTCAGCCGCACCCATGTTACGCCCATCGCCCCGGCGACGGCGGAAGAACTTAAAACGGATTTATCATGTCTGCAAATGGCTCTCAAGAAAAGCTCGCACTCCTGA
- a CDS encoding type IV pilus twitching motility protein PilT, producing MSEYILPHVDGYLKLGQDFDCSDIHLAVNSRPTWRRFGQLLPIWEEAPNLTPQDTEVLARGFLEDPEWNRLQQRGDVDFAYANDFGRYRASVVKQRLGYDICFRIINTRVRTMEEIGLPTEYVIPLTRYTNGLILVTGSVGSGKSTTLASIVDFINQDRHDHIITLEDPIEYLIPSKNCHVNQREVHKHTESFARALRGALREDPDVIMVGEMRDLETISLALTAAETGHLVLGTLHTGSAARTVDRVLDVFPVEQRDQIRIMVSESLRGIISQQLVPRADGNGRALAIEMLVNTPAIANCIREGKTFMIPGCIQTGKAQGMILMDDSLRALHQAGLITTDDCLFRAEDKTIMKSFLGIK from the coding sequence ATGAGCGAATACATTTTGCCCCACGTCGACGGATATCTTAAGCTTGGACAGGACTTTGACTGTTCCGATATCCACCTTGCCGTCAACAGCCGCCCCACCTGGCGCCGGTTCGGCCAGCTTCTCCCCATCTGGGAGGAAGCGCCAAATCTCACGCCCCAGGACACGGAAGTTCTGGCGCGGGGCTTTCTGGAAGACCCGGAATGGAACCGCCTCCAGCAGAGGGGGGACGTGGACTTTGCCTACGCCAACGACTTCGGCCGCTACCGGGCTTCCGTAGTCAAGCAGCGCCTGGGTTATGACATCTGCTTCCGTATCATCAACACGCGGGTGCGCACCATGGAGGAAATCGGCCTGCCGACGGAATACGTGATACCCCTTACCCGCTACACCAACGGCCTCATTCTGGTGACGGGGTCCGTGGGTTCCGGTAAATCCACTACGCTGGCCTCCATCGTGGACTTCATCAACCAGGACCGCCACGACCACATCATCACGCTTGAAGACCCCATTGAATACCTGATCCCGTCCAAAAACTGCCACGTCAACCAGCGTGAAGTGCACAAGCACACGGAATCCTTCGCCCGCGCGCTCCGCGGCGCGCTCCGTGAAGACCCTGACGTCATCATGGTGGGTGAAATGCGCGACCTGGAAACCATCTCCCTGGCGCTTACGGCGGCAGAAACGGGCCACCTGGTGCTCGGCACCCTGCATACGGGTTCCGCAGCCCGCACGGTGGACCGCGTGCTGGACGTCTTCCCGGTGGAGCAGCGCGACCAGATCCGCATCATGGTCAGTGAATCCCTGCGCGGCATCATCTCCCAGCAGCTGGTTCCCAGGGCGGACGGCAACGGCCGCGCCCTGGCCATTGAAATGCTGGTCAATACGCCCGCCATTGCCAACTGCATCCGCGAAGGCAAGACCTTCATGATTCCCGGCTGCATCCAGACCGGGAAGGCCCAGGGCATGATCCTGATGGACGACTCCCTGAGAGCCCTGCACCAGGCAGGCCTCATCACCACGGACGACTGCCTCTTCCGCGCGGAAGACAAGACCATCATGAAATCCTTCCTGGGAATCAAGTAA
- a CDS encoding type IV pilus twitching motility protein PilT has product MAVIDQYFKYLVEAGGSDLHLSEGQPPKIRVNGTISAISDENLEGQSFKNLLAEICDPQAFQKYLEEGDLDFAYEMDETSRFRCNYFRQQHGLGAVFRLIPTKIATLEELGVPTVVKEFAHMRSGLVLVTGPTGSGKSTTLAAIIDYINSNQSRHIITVEEPIEFVHPNKKSIVTQREVPLQTPSFADGLRASLREDSDIVLVGEMRDLETISLALTAAETGLLVFGTLHTNNASKTIDRIIDVFPSDQQSQVRTMLAGSIRGVVAQLLMKRSDKPGRVAVNEILFATPAVASIIREGATQKIPDVIVGGKSMGMQFMDDAIWQKLQQGIVSPEEAYMKCIEKKRFRNFLPPESVRLADSGGGN; this is encoded by the coding sequence ATGGCTGTTATCGACCAATACTTTAAATATCTCGTAGAAGCCGGCGGCTCCGACCTTCACCTCAGCGAAGGCCAGCCTCCGAAAATCCGCGTCAACGGGACTATCTCCGCCATTTCCGACGAGAATCTGGAAGGCCAGTCGTTCAAAAACCTTCTCGCGGAAATCTGTGACCCCCAGGCCTTCCAGAAATACCTGGAGGAAGGGGACCTGGACTTTGCCTATGAAATGGATGAAACCTCCCGCTTCCGCTGCAACTACTTCAGGCAGCAGCACGGCCTGGGAGCCGTTTTCCGTCTCATTCCCACCAAGATCGCCACGCTGGAAGAACTGGGCGTGCCCACCGTGGTGAAGGAATTCGCCCACATGAGGTCCGGCCTGGTGCTGGTCACGGGCCCCACGGGTTCCGGTAAATCCACTACCCTGGCCGCCATCATTGACTATATCAACAGCAATCAGTCACGGCACATCATCACCGTGGAGGAACCTATCGAATTCGTCCACCCCAATAAAAAATCCATCGTTACCCAGAGGGAGGTGCCCCTCCAGACGCCCTCCTTCGCGGACGGTCTGCGGGCTTCCCTTCGTGAAGACTCGGACATTGTGCTGGTGGGTGAAATGCGCGACCTGGAAACCATCTCCCTGGCCCTTACGGCGGCGGAAACCGGCCTTCTGGTGTTCGGCACCCTGCACACCAACAACGCCAGTAAGACGATTGACCGTATTATTGACGTCTTCCCGTCCGACCAGCAATCCCAGGTGCGCACCATGCTTGCGGGTTCCATCCGCGGCGTGGTGGCCCAGCTCCTGATGAAGCGCAGCGACAAGCCGGGACGCGTAGCCGTCAATGAAATCCTCTTTGCCACGCCCGCCGTGGCGAGCATCATCCGTGAAGGCGCCACGCAGAAAATCCCGGACGTCATCGTGGGCGGAAAATCCATGGGCATGCAATTCATGGATGACGCCATCTGGCAAAAACTCCAGCAGGGCATCGTCTCTCCGGAGGAGGCCTACATGAAGTGCATTGAAAAGAAGAGGTTCCGCAACTTCCTTCCTCCGGAATCCGTCCGTCTGGCAGACTCCGGCGGCGGAAACTAG
- a CDS encoding peptidylprolyl isomerase, whose product MSPTGKFTFKLVIYGVFLLYLVGDLFLWHGFLAGRMDAYLKPMPGPPGDNSARIAEVYGEPLTANQLSRRVTELRLLRQPPVLDMDGGIRLTHELDTAGDLTPRARYDLISSSLLRLKTRVNDLQLPNRNAEAARAVEQIRSRFDGNTEQYLKTLHDQKMTQEQLQEKIAARLKQTEQLYRATAQAADPPDEDLKAYYGLIRDQLKAPDLRKTRHIFLATLHKDGAQVKQAAETLLARLQSGEAFSRLAREFSEDERSAPAGGELGWVNPARAAETLGLDLAGVPDDKPVLIKSRWGWHIVEASPVKKGAIPPYEEALPALKNAAQSLRKAQAVGLYMDGLLEEGHLRNRIRNKEGN is encoded by the coding sequence ATGTCCCCCACTGGAAAATTCACGTTCAAGCTCGTGATCTATGGAGTGTTCCTGCTCTATCTGGTGGGGGATCTGTTTCTCTGGCACGGCTTCCTGGCCGGCAGGATGGACGCCTACCTGAAACCCATGCCGGGACCGCCCGGAGACAACTCCGCCCGGATTGCGGAAGTATACGGTGAGCCCCTCACGGCCAACCAGCTCTCCAGAAGAGTGACGGAACTCCGGCTCCTGCGCCAGCCTCCCGTGCTGGACATGGACGGCGGCATCAGGCTTACCCATGAGCTGGATACAGCAGGCGACCTTACCCCGCGGGCCCGGTACGACCTGATTTCCTCCTCCCTCCTGCGGCTGAAAACCAGGGTGAACGACCTTCAGCTCCCCAACCGCAACGCGGAGGCCGCGCGCGCCGTGGAACAGATACGTTCCCGCTTTGACGGAAACACGGAACAATACCTGAAAACCCTGCACGACCAGAAAATGACGCAGGAACAGCTTCAGGAAAAAATAGCGGCGCGGCTCAAGCAGACGGAACAGCTCTACCGGGCAACGGCCCAGGCGGCGGATCCTCCGGACGAAGACCTGAAGGCGTATTACGGCCTGATCCGGGACCAGCTTAAAGCCCCTGACCTCCGCAAAACCCGGCACATCTTCCTGGCGACCCTGCACAAGGACGGTGCCCAGGTCAAACAAGCGGCGGAAACGCTGCTGGCGCGCCTGCAATCAGGAGAAGCCTTCTCCCGGCTTGCCAGGGAATTCAGTGAAGACGAGCGTTCCGCCCCCGCAGGCGGAGAGCTGGGCTGGGTGAACCCGGCCCGCGCGGCGGAGACACTGGGGCTGGACCTGGCGGGCGTTCCTGATGATAAGCCCGTGCTTATTAAAAGCAGGTGGGGATGGCACATCGTGGAAGCATCCCCCGTCAAAAAAGGAGCCATTCCCCCCTATGAAGAAGCTCTCCCGGCCCTGAAAAATGCGGCCCAAAGTCTCAGAAAAGCACAGGCCGTGGGCCTGTACATGGACGGCCTGCTTGAAGAAGGCCACCTCAGGAACCGTATTCGGAACAAAGAGGGGAATTAA
- a CDS encoding acyltransferase, protein MKPPAFIPGISLIRIILCLMICLFHWTWRSPAGGGVGVDWFIILSGFLMMFTLKKEKFSISSFYISKFARLWPLLFTAFLLSALLSCKSHFNFNNLVSVLIASFGGNQFVYQYTGDNYPLWYMKIEILMVLCFPLVAYGRKYLLLMLALSFAAALACIFFQEPGKQLYAYFPYRLWQFLAGCYAAQLYKKHARFFSWSPVIFACGTLYLLYQTFIGTFLIGEENISMGFLLPDTLIAVLTISSACSMEKFNAPRFIKIPSGVIHLVNQASLLTYAIFLLHIPVLNFMQYIWTQYRYGTYSPLFWLLSCLLLIVVGIILHYGIEQPCGKWLSSRLKRSFSLLRNYKNIPRY, encoded by the coding sequence ATGAAACCCCCTGCCTTTATTCCGGGCATCTCACTTATCCGAATCATCCTGTGCCTGATGATCTGCCTTTTCCACTGGACATGGCGGTCTCCCGCGGGAGGCGGCGTGGGTGTGGACTGGTTCATTATCCTGTCCGGTTTTTTAATGATGTTCACGCTGAAGAAGGAAAAATTCAGCATCTCCTCCTTCTATATCTCCAAATTTGCCCGCCTGTGGCCGTTATTGTTCACAGCCTTCCTCTTATCGGCCCTCCTGTCCTGCAAAAGCCATTTTAACTTCAATAACCTGGTCAGCGTCCTTATCGCCTCATTCGGCGGCAATCAATTCGTATACCAATACACGGGCGACAATTATCCTTTATGGTACATGAAGATTGAAATCCTCATGGTGCTTTGTTTCCCCCTGGTGGCATATGGACGGAAATACCTCCTCCTGATGCTGGCGCTGAGTTTTGCAGCCGCGCTGGCCTGCATTTTCTTTCAGGAACCGGGTAAACAGCTTTATGCCTATTTTCCCTACCGTCTATGGCAGTTTCTTGCAGGTTGCTATGCAGCACAGCTTTATAAAAAACACGCGCGTTTCTTTTCGTGGAGCCCGGTCATATTTGCTTGCGGAACACTGTATCTTCTCTATCAGACATTCATCGGGACATTCTTGATTGGAGAAGAAAATATATCCATGGGTTTTCTCCTGCCGGACACGCTGATAGCCGTCCTGACCATTTCCAGTGCATGTTCCATGGAAAAATTTAACGCGCCGCGGTTCATAAAAATCCCGTCCGGCGTCATTCATCTGGTTAATCAGGCAAGCCTTCTGACCTACGCCATTTTTCTGCTGCATATCCCCGTTCTGAACTTCATGCAGTATATTTGGACGCAATACCGCTATGGGACATATTCCCCACTCTTCTGGCTCCTCTCGTGCCTGTTGTTGATCGTGGTTGGAATCATCCTGCATTACGGCATTGAACAGCCATGCGGCAAATGGCTCTCTTCAAGACTGAAACGGTCATTCTCCCTCCTCCGGAACTATAAAAATATTCCCCGGTATTGA
- a CDS encoding O-antigen ligase family protein produces MSADGDPFSIALAVSPFVLAGLYLMKEKVWYLWIWLPILFLPVGQMGDYAPLFIYTITIPFYLWNVMIKRSSLTWNSIALQDAVILVIFMHVAYIFLSHPFGLGLNVLEDYYGGKGYILFLQALIAYLCLSSLKTTSHEFGRVLQWAVFLTVLFTLIATARNILSPDSAGADPAVAAATASSGQEDTRQGTFLLISQLVVQLVIINYSIWQMVKRPWRAGLLLLGLAGAMLSGFRNMMAQLLLLFFLVSLIYRRWVSCILIPIFGLVILLIMSSAGALHSLPFGIQRTLSALPFLDVNVQARMDAEGSTNWRLEMWQWALDDREHFIQDKVFGDGFSRDISIVKANIYEEAYNLSQDQTSFAWNGIWHSGPISTIQTLGYVGLTLYTILSVIGMTYAWIVSRIYRDHQYKLGILYVSTLYIIKPLTFFFLFGDSVTIAQDIISLGIIKVLFSCAKKEGLYVPLHVRREYMPLIIRKTVEKPQIAGTPAISG; encoded by the coding sequence ATGTCGGCTGACGGAGACCCCTTTTCCATTGCCCTGGCGGTTTCCCCCTTCGTCCTGGCCGGGCTGTACCTGATGAAGGAAAAAGTGTGGTACCTGTGGATATGGCTGCCCATTCTTTTCCTGCCTGTAGGGCAGATGGGGGACTACGCCCCTCTCTTTATATACACCATCACCATTCCCTTCTATCTGTGGAATGTTATGATCAAGCGTTCATCCCTGACATGGAATTCCATTGCTCTGCAGGATGCTGTCATTCTTGTGATCTTCATGCACGTGGCCTATATCTTCCTGAGCCATCCCTTCGGGCTGGGGCTGAATGTGCTGGAAGACTATTACGGAGGCAAGGGATACATCCTGTTCCTTCAGGCCCTGATTGCCTACCTCTGCCTTTCCTCCTTGAAGACCACCAGCCATGAATTCGGCAGGGTGCTGCAATGGGCTGTTTTCCTGACGGTTCTTTTTACGCTGATCGCGACGGCCCGGAATATTCTCTCCCCCGATTCCGCCGGAGCGGATCCGGCGGTAGCCGCTGCCACTGCCAGTTCCGGCCAGGAAGACACCCGGCAGGGCACCTTCCTTCTCATTTCCCAGCTGGTGGTCCAACTGGTCATCATCAACTACTCCATATGGCAGATGGTCAAGCGTCCCTGGCGTGCGGGCCTCCTCCTGCTGGGGCTGGCCGGAGCCATGCTCAGCGGCTTCCGCAACATGATGGCCCAGTTACTGCTCCTGTTCTTCCTCGTCTCCCTGATTTACAGGAGATGGGTATCCTGCATTCTGATCCCCATTTTTGGACTGGTCATTCTTCTGATTATGTCCTCGGCAGGAGCTCTTCATTCCCTTCCCTTCGGCATTCAACGCACCCTCTCCGCCTTGCCTTTCCTGGACGTCAACGTACAAGCCCGCATGGATGCGGAGGGTTCCACGAACTGGCGTCTTGAAATGTGGCAATGGGCGCTCGACGATCGCGAACACTTCATCCAGGACAAAGTATTCGGAGACGGATTCTCACGGGATATCAGCATCGTAAAAGCCAACATTTATGAAGAGGCCTACAACCTCTCGCAGGACCAGACGTCCTTTGCCTGGAACGGTATATGGCACAGCGGGCCCATCTCTACCATTCAAACGCTCGGTTACGTGGGGCTGACCTTATATACCATCCTGTCCGTCATCGGCATGACCTATGCATGGATTGTCAGCAGAATCTACCGCGACCACCAGTACAAACTGGGAATCCTGTACGTTTCAACCCTCTACATCATCAAGCCGCTTACCTTCTTCTTTCTCTTCGGGGACAGTGTCACCATTGCGCAGGACATCATTTCTCTGGGCATCATCAAGGTATTATTCTCTTGCGCCAAAAAGGAAGGGCTCTACGTACCCCTCCACGTACGCAGGGAATACATGCCGCTTATCATCCGGAAGACGGTGGAAAAACCTCAAATAGCGGGAACTCCCGCCATTTCCGGCTGA